A stretch of the Leguminivora glycinivorella isolate SPB_JAAS2020 chromosome 2, LegGlyc_1.1, whole genome shotgun sequence genome encodes the following:
- the LOC125242281 gene encoding uncharacterized protein LOC125242281: MGTVFISREDNCRGIHVAQFVTSSRGNRILKLNGYSFYSDRAKARGPKRRWRCSTHCKQRCRATVMTVDDVIISATLIHNHE, from the exons ATGGGAACTGTTTTCATTTCACGAGAAGATAACTGCCGTG GGATACACGTAGCTCAGTTTGTGACCTCGTCTCGCGGCAACCGCATTCTCAAGCTAAACGGTTACTCGTTCTACTCGGACCGAGCAAAGGCGCGCGGACCGAAGCGACGTTGGCGCTGCTCGACGCACTGCAAACAAAGATGCCGAGCTACGGTCATGACTGTCGATGACGTCATTATCTCCGCAACCTTGATACACAATCATGAATAG
- the LOC125235138 gene encoding uncharacterized protein LOC125235138, producing the protein MTFYKKNMAATSEWIMCSTTTFITSQRGKRLLLYKGFTYYKKRGHFKCRWCCSTHEPVGCRASVTTVEDSVVAVKGPHNHSVPPTKYIESRKVGKRLLVCDGYTFTPVPSVVIKCGGVVRPMVTSGVVLSFIPSKTLW; encoded by the exons ATGActttctacaaaaaaaatatggcaGCTACCTCTGAGTGGATTATGTGTTCCACTA CCACATTCATAACATCCCAAAGAGGTAAACGCCTACTACTGTATAAAGGGTTTACATACTACAAGAAGAGAGGACACTTCAAATGTCGATGGTGTTGCTCCACGCACGAGCCCGTGGGGTGTCGGGCGAGCGTTACTACAGTTGAAGATTCCGTCGTGGCTGTGAAGGGCCCGCACAACCATTCAGTGCCACCAA ctAAATATATTGAATCAAGAAAAGTCGGAAAACGTCTACTCGTGTGCGACGGGTACACTTTTACACCCGTTCCAAGTGTGGTTATAAAGTGCGGTGGTGTTGTTCGACCCATGGTCACCTCGGGTGTCGTGCTGTCATTTATACCATCGAAGACGTTATGGTAA
- the LOC125242306 gene encoding uncharacterized protein LOC125242306 isoform X2, giving the protein MREGNLLKVNVMPISKEVCLSYIPLAVRIFMYSNRHVFDDYICATRENQHDYGHDLPGLSQGASGSPLVHQGELAGLAVARGDPWQSNLFTFLKIGKHTEWIRFITGITPDYSQYTTPAKSTYDWGPEREEEAQKAPWEPQYE; this is encoded by the exons ATGCGTGAG gGAAATTTGTTGAAAGTAAATGTAATGCCAATCAGCAAGGAGGTCTGCCTGAGCTACATACCTCTCGCAGTACGGATATTCATGTATTCGAACAGGCACGTATTTGATGACTACATCTGCGCTACCCGGGAGAACCAACACGATTATGGCCACGACTTGCCCGGATTAAGTCAG GGCGCATCCGGCAGTCCTCTCGTGCACCAAGGCGAGCTGGCGGGGCTGGCAGTTGCGCGCGGCGACCCCTGGCAATCAAATCTTTTCACTTTTCTCAAAATCGGAAAACATACTGAATGGATCCGTTTCATCACGGGAATTACACCCGATTATTCGCAGTATACGACTCCTGCAAAATCTACTTATGATTGGGGTCCGGAGAGGGAGGAGGAGGCTCAGAAGGCACCTTGGGAGCCTCAATACGAGTAG
- the LOC125242306 gene encoding trypsin-5-like isoform X1 — MLSPVILLYLFVAPYALGDDLSSRIMFGQRANIKDFPYFAALEKCGAAIISDSWLVTTAQCVAFNDHNFGHVWVGGNNAKTSRQIKYDTVVIHPAFNNHEYPNNDIALLRLAEPLTFSDAVQPVGLPPDNKDITKMITWELHIPLLEKECVREIC; from the exons ATGTTGTCTCCTGTAAttcttctttatttatttgttgctCCTTACGCACTAGGAGATG ATCTTTCATCTCGTATTATGTTCGGCCAGAGAGCGAACATCAAAGATTTTCCATACTTCGCTGCCCTCGAGAAGTGTGGTGCCGCCATTATTTCTGACTCTTGGCTTGTCACAACCGCACAATGCGTTGC tTTTAATGACCATAATTTCGGCCATGTGTGGGTAGGAGGGAACAATGCTAAAACCAGCCGACAAATCAAATACGACACAGTTGTAATTCACCCTGCGTTTAATAATCACGAATATCCGAACAACGATATTGCTCTCCTGAGACTGGCCGAGCCTCTGACGTTCAGCGATGCCGTGCAGCCGGTTGGGTTGCCGCCAGACAACAAGGATATTACGAAAATGATTACGTGGGAGTTACACATACCGTTGCTGGAAAAGGAATGCGTGAG gGAAATTTGTTGA